The following proteins are encoded in a genomic region of Rhodoferax aquaticus:
- a CDS encoding 4a-hydroxytetrahydrobiopterin dehydratase, translating into MQNLKTASALAATQIIAKLVHLNGWRLFGDGPELAIEKEFNFDTHSAAAAFVGSVALLAAQHAHFPDIVFTQARCVVRWRTASVQGISQLDFDGAARIDAFSALL; encoded by the coding sequence CTAGCCGCTACGCAAATAATAGCAAAGCTAGTGCACCTGAATGGTTGGCGCCTTTTCGGTGATGGGCCAGAGCTCGCGATTGAAAAAGAGTTCAATTTTGACACCCATAGCGCAGCCGCCGCATTTGTTGGATCGGTTGCCCTATTGGCCGCGCAACATGCTCATTTCCCTGACATCGTATTTACACAAGCACGCTGTGTGGTGCGGTGGCGAACCGCCTCAGTGCAAGGCATTTCTCAACTCGACTTCGACGGTGCCGCGCGAATCGATGCATTCTCCGCTCTCCTCTGA
- a CDS encoding CoA pyrophosphatase, translating to MWTPEIPGEPAFTNKALVPAAVLIPLVLRAELMVLLTQRPNHMSSHPGQIAFPGGKSDPVDESPIDTALRETAEEVGIESRYVEVLGTLPQYTTGSGFAVTPVVGVLRDGFIIAPNALEVSEVFEVPFSFLMNPANHRRHAMEWLGVSREWFSMPYCEEQTERFIWGATAGMLRNLYSFLSV from the coding sequence ATGTGGACGCCAGAGATCCCGGGGGAGCCCGCTTTCACGAATAAGGCCCTCGTGCCTGCTGCTGTGTTGATTCCATTGGTCTTGCGCGCTGAGCTGATGGTGTTATTGACGCAGCGGCCGAACCACATGTCGAGTCATCCGGGGCAAATTGCCTTTCCTGGCGGCAAATCAGATCCTGTCGATGAAAGTCCCATCGACACCGCATTGCGAGAAACCGCCGAAGAGGTAGGGATTGAAAGTCGATACGTTGAAGTGCTGGGTACGCTACCCCAATACACCACGGGAAGCGGCTTTGCGGTGACTCCGGTGGTTGGGGTGCTGCGTGATGGATTCATCATTGCCCCAAATGCTTTGGAAGTGTCCGAAGTTTTTGAGGTCCCCTTTTCCTTTTTGATGAATCCCGCCAACCACAGGCGCCACGCCATGGAGTGGCTTGGAGTAAGTCGTGAGTGGTTCTCTATGCCGTACTGTGAAGAACAAACGGAACGCTTTATCTGGGGCGCGACCGCTGGCATGCTGAGGAACCTCTATAGTTTTTTGTCGGTTTGA
- a CDS encoding cobalamin biosynthesis protein — protein sequence MSFISILIALLLEQVRPLAQHNLVHTGVRHWVRWVLSNFDAGKNQHAWLAWTIAVLLPGFVALAVHWLLVISVGWAAAAVWSIAILYSTLGFRQFSHHFTKIRDALDSGDEENARRLLAQWMRIDATALPRTEIIRHVIEHSVLHAHRYVFGVLACYTLLAAVGFGPAGAVIYRIAEFVKSYANRPLGPSSQPVSPEMIANASLAWNAIDWLPARATALGFAFVGSFEEAVDGWRQHEQAYPGDNDGVILAATSGAVNVKLGPQERDGPANLAQGTHLRAVVGLVWRTVVMWMVFLILISLAKLLS from the coding sequence ATGAGTTTCATCTCAATATTAATTGCCTTGCTTCTGGAGCAGGTAAGACCCTTGGCGCAACACAACTTAGTCCACACCGGAGTGCGTCATTGGGTCCGTTGGGTCCTGTCGAACTTCGATGCGGGCAAGAATCAGCATGCCTGGTTAGCGTGGACTATTGCGGTGCTTTTGCCGGGTTTTGTTGCCTTGGCCGTGCATTGGCTCTTGGTGATCTCTGTGGGTTGGGCCGCAGCGGCTGTGTGGAGCATTGCTATTCTCTATTCCACGTTAGGCTTTCGCCAGTTTAGTCACCACTTCACCAAGATAAGAGATGCCTTGGACTCGGGGGACGAGGAGAACGCAAGACGTTTGTTGGCGCAGTGGATGCGGATTGATGCGACAGCCTTGCCGCGTACGGAGATTATTCGCCACGTCATAGAGCACTCAGTCCTGCACGCCCATCGCTATGTATTTGGCGTGCTGGCGTGCTATACCTTGCTTGCCGCAGTCGGGTTTGGCCCTGCTGGAGCGGTGATTTACCGGATAGCAGAGTTTGTTAAGAGCTATGCAAATCGGCCTCTCGGGCCTTCCAGCCAACCTGTTAGTCCGGAGATGATCGCCAATGCTTCACTGGCTTGGAATGCCATTGACTGGCTTCCTGCGCGAGCTACTGCGTTGGGCTTTGCGTTTGTGGGCAGTTTCGAAGAGGCAGTGGATGGTTGGCGTCAGCACGAACAAGCGTACCCTGGCGACAATGACGGCGTTATATTGGCGGCCACGTCTGGGGCGGTCAACGTTAAGTTGGGCCCCCAAGAACGAGACGGACCAGCCAACCTAGCACAAGGCACACATTTGCGCGCGGTAGTGGGCTTGGTTTGGCGCACGGTTGTGATGTGGATGGTATTTCTCATCCTGATTTCACTTGCTAAGCTACTAAGCTAG
- the rimM gene encoding ribosome maturation factor RimM (Essential for efficient processing of 16S rRNA) gives MLIGLEPAELPNDAIEVGRVADAWGIKGWFKVLPYSNDPEALFSSKRWFLLPAEKGAKNFTGVALLTVAETKVHSDSVVASAHKVLDRNAAEALRGARIFISRANFPAAQKDEFYWVDLLGLNVVNREGVALGVVKDLLSTGPQTVLVIEFELDGKAQERMIPFVSVYVDDVDLPGKRILVDWQADF, from the coding sequence ATGCTGATCGGACTTGAGCCTGCTGAATTGCCCAATGATGCCATTGAGGTAGGTCGTGTTGCAGATGCATGGGGCATCAAAGGATGGTTTAAAGTACTTCCGTACAGCAACGATCCAGAAGCCCTTTTTTCATCCAAACGCTGGTTTCTGTTGCCAGCCGAAAAAGGCGCTAAAAATTTCACAGGAGTTGCACTGCTTACTGTGGCTGAGACCAAAGTGCATTCTGACTCAGTAGTGGCAAGTGCGCACAAGGTGCTAGATCGCAATGCGGCAGAGGCTTTGCGCGGCGCTCGCATTTTCATTTCTCGTGCCAATTTTCCCGCGGCTCAAAAAGATGAGTTTTATTGGGTTGATTTGTTGGGCTTAAACGTTGTCAATCGCGAAGGTGTGGCGCTCGGAGTCGTGAAAGATTTGCTGTCAACTGGCCCGCAAACCGTTCTAGTCATTGAGTTTGAGCTGGACGGTAAGGCGCAAGAGCGGATGATTCCGTTTGTATCTGTCTACGTGGATGACGTTGACTTGCCTGGCAAACGCATTTTGGTGGACTGGCAAGCTGATTTTTAA
- the trmD gene encoding tRNA (guanosine(37)-N1)-methyltransferase TrmD produces MRFDVITLFPELFAPLLSSGITRRAYESGAVDVRFANPRDFAVGNYKRVDDRPFGGGPGMVMMAEPLHACLSQVLSERAVGAPVVLFSPIGKPLTHAVVERMGSGEGAVLLCGRYEGIDQRIIDAHVTEQISLGDFVLSGGEIAAMALLDAVARLQPGVLNTEGSHQQDSFNPALGGLLDCPHYTRPDVWNGLAVPEVLMSGHHGHIERWRREQSLRITAMRRPELLVSARRAGLLSNRDEEFLRTLDSSP; encoded by the coding sequence ATGCGTTTCGACGTTATTACCCTGTTTCCTGAGTTGTTTGCACCGCTTTTGTCCAGCGGTATCACGCGTCGCGCCTATGAGTCTGGTGCGGTGGATGTTCGATTTGCAAATCCCAGAGACTTCGCCGTAGGAAATTACAAACGGGTGGATGACCGCCCATTCGGTGGCGGTCCCGGAATGGTCATGATGGCAGAGCCTCTGCATGCTTGCTTGAGCCAGGTCTTGTCTGAACGCGCGGTTGGAGCCCCGGTTGTGCTGTTTTCACCGATTGGTAAGCCGTTAACCCATGCCGTGGTTGAGCGCATGGGATCGGGTGAGGGTGCTGTCTTGTTATGCGGGCGCTACGAAGGTATCGATCAGCGCATTATTGATGCGCACGTCACAGAACAAATCAGCCTTGGTGATTTTGTGTTGTCCGGTGGAGAAATTGCAGCGATGGCTTTGTTGGACGCAGTCGCGCGTTTGCAGCCTGGTGTGTTGAATACAGAGGGCAGTCACCAGCAAGATAGTTTTAATCCAGCATTGGGTGGTTTGTTGGACTGCCCACACTACACGCGTCCTGATGTGTGGAACGGGCTTGCTGTGCCTGAAGTCTTGATGTCTGGGCACCATGGGCATATTGAGCGATGGAGGCGTGAACAGAGTTTGCGTATTACTGCAATGCGTAGGCCAGAGTTATTGGTTTCAGCAAGGCGAGCAGGCTTATTGAGCAATCGAGACGAGGAATTTTTACGCACTCTTGACTCAAGTCCATAG
- a CDS encoding NINE protein, whose translation MKNKTIATWLAFLGGPVGLHRFYLNGGKDRLGWLLYIPTLLGAYGIWRSKAFGLDDPLIWLLIPPLGFTIAGCALNGIVFGLMSTAKWNHRFNPQSTADAPSGQTNWFTIIGVVACLFVGTSVLMASFAFTFQRYFEYQVEAAQQDAGPAAPKTTAN comes from the coding sequence ATGAAAAACAAAACCATCGCCACTTGGCTTGCCTTTTTGGGAGGGCCAGTGGGACTCCACCGTTTTTACCTCAATGGCGGCAAAGACCGCTTAGGGTGGCTGCTCTATATTCCAACCCTGTTGGGCGCCTATGGGATCTGGCGCTCTAAGGCATTTGGCTTAGATGACCCCCTCATTTGGCTCCTTATCCCTCCCCTAGGGTTCACCATTGCAGGGTGTGCGCTGAATGGCATAGTGTTCGGCTTGATGTCTACGGCTAAGTGGAACCATCGGTTCAACCCCCAAAGCACCGCAGATGCCCCGAGTGGTCAAACAAACTGGTTCACCATCATCGGCGTTGTGGCTTGTCTGTTTGTGGGTACATCTGTCTTGATGGCAAGCTTTGCATTCACATTCCAGCGTTACTTCGAGTACCAAGTCGAAGCCGCCCAACAAGACGCTGGGCCTGCCGCCCCTAAAACAACGGCAAACTGA
- a CDS encoding DUF1611 domain-containing protein, translated as MHQLRKPYLLFLGDVTIKSDAKTAFGLRDWCPDDVMGEWSLPACSVSLGLPRLAPAAAAQQGAGSIVVGVAAVGGALPQHWLAELEAALDAGMDVVSGQHTRLTTFPTLVAAAARSGARLIDVRHSDQTFPAGTGRRRSGKRVLTVGTDCALGKKYTALALTKALQAQGCAATFRATGQTGVMIAGEGVAIDAVISDFVAGAAEQLSPDNADGHWDVIEGQGALFHPAYAGVTLGLLHGSQPDALVLCHDPARTTIEGYPHHPIPDLQLAIDRYVEAARLTNTAVRCVGISINSCELTDAAWSAYRDELQARLGLPVVDPMRGGVAAIASALLALGTP; from the coding sequence ATGCACCAACTGCGCAAACCCTATCTGCTATTTCTGGGCGATGTGACGATCAAGTCTGACGCCAAGACCGCTTTCGGGCTGCGCGATTGGTGTCCCGATGACGTGATGGGCGAGTGGAGTCTTCCCGCCTGTAGCGTAAGCCTTGGGCTGCCCCGCCTCGCGCCCGCAGCGGCGGCGCAGCAGGGCGCTGGTTCGATCGTGGTCGGTGTAGCGGCCGTCGGCGGTGCTTTGCCGCAGCACTGGCTGGCAGAGCTGGAAGCGGCGCTAGACGCCGGTATGGACGTGGTCAGTGGCCAGCACACCCGACTGACAACATTCCCCACCTTGGTAGCTGCGGCCGCGCGCAGTGGTGCTCGGCTGATTGATGTGCGCCACTCCGACCAGACCTTTCCGGCCGGTACCGGTCGCAGGCGCAGCGGCAAACGCGTGCTTACGGTAGGCACTGATTGCGCACTTGGCAAAAAGTACACTGCGTTGGCACTGACCAAAGCATTGCAGGCACAAGGTTGCGCGGCCACCTTCCGTGCAACCGGACAGACCGGAGTAATGATTGCTGGCGAGGGTGTGGCGATCGATGCTGTCATTTCCGACTTTGTGGCCGGTGCAGCAGAACAGCTGTCTCCCGACAATGCCGACGGTCACTGGGACGTGATTGAAGGACAGGGCGCGCTGTTTCACCCTGCCTATGCAGGCGTCACGCTGGGGTTGTTACATGGCTCGCAACCCGATGCGCTGGTGCTGTGCCATGACCCGGCTCGCACCACCATCGAAGGTTATCCGCACCATCCAATACCGGATCTGCAGCTGGCGATAGACCGCTATGTGGAAGCTGCCCGATTGACCAACACCGCGGTGCGCTGCGTAGGTATCAGCATCAACTCCTGCGAGCTGACCGATGCCGCCTGGTCCGCATACCGGGACGAACTACAAGCCCGTCTGGGTCTTCCCGTGGTGGACCCGATGCGTGGCGGTGTGGCTGCCATCGCCTCAGCCCTGCTGGCACTGGGTACGCCATGA
- a CDS encoding GNAT family N-acetyltransferase produces MPIIRPANDSDLPHITAIYGHHVLHGTGTFETSPPSQEDMQARRSDVLAKSLPYLVIEEGAEILGFAYCNWFKPRPAYRYSAEDSIYLAPAAAGRGLGKLLLTELITQAERAGVRKLIAVIGDSANVGSVGVHKACGFTPVGTLSNCGWKFERWLDVILMERSLGLGSSQSPN; encoded by the coding sequence ATGCCAATTATTCGCCCCGCCAACGACTCTGACCTGCCGCACATCACAGCCATTTATGGACACCACGTTCTGCACGGAACCGGCACATTCGAAACAAGCCCCCCGTCACAGGAAGACATGCAGGCCCGCCGCAGCGATGTTCTTGCCAAAAGTCTGCCCTACCTAGTGATTGAAGAGGGCGCTGAAATTCTAGGATTCGCTTATTGCAACTGGTTCAAGCCGCGTCCTGCGTATCGGTATTCAGCCGAAGACTCCATCTACCTTGCGCCTGCTGCCGCTGGCAGAGGGCTGGGCAAGCTACTACTCACCGAGCTCATCACCCAAGCGGAACGTGCTGGTGTGCGCAAGTTGATTGCCGTCATTGGTGACTCTGCGAACGTTGGATCTGTGGGCGTTCACAAGGCATGCGGATTCACACCAGTTGGAACACTAAGCAACTGCGGCTGGAAGTTCGAACGCTGGCTAGATGTGATACTGATGGAACGCTCGCTAGGGCTGGGTAGCAGCCAATCGCCCAACTAG
- the rpsP gene encoding 30S ribosomal protein S16, with protein MVVIRLARGGAKARPFFNIVVADKRTRRDGRFIERIGFYNPSATANEEGLRVMQDRLTYWQGVGAQASPTVERLIKQAAKKAA; from the coding sequence ATGGTCGTCATTCGACTCGCTCGTGGTGGTGCTAAAGCCCGCCCGTTTTTCAATATTGTTGTTGCTGACAAGCGCACACGTCGCGATGGTCGTTTCATCGAGCGTATCGGGTTCTATAACCCCAGCGCCACGGCGAACGAAGAAGGTCTGCGCGTTATGCAAGACCGTTTGACATACTGGCAAGGTGTGGGCGCGCAAGCTTCCCCTACCGTTGAGCGCTTGATTAAACAAGCTGCTAAGAAGGCTGCTTAA
- a CDS encoding dipeptide epimerase: MHEPFEISRDIITDQPVLMVKLTDALGVSGYAETAGVDYAGETTESMAAQIAAIAPKLHDGLSYGELMQLLPAGGARNGVDCALWDLRAKQTGIPVWKAAGLASLKPVSTALTLGLGDEATTRRKARDARGYPLLKLKVDAQRHLDIVRLVREEHPTARLVVDANQSWTLDLLKALLPQLHAAGVELVEQPLPQGLDSQLDGLQSPIPLAADESCTDRASLPSLMGRYQYINIKLDKCGGLSEGLALAAEARQRGMGLMVGNMCGSSLAMAPAFLLAQQCTYVDLDGPLLQKSDRAVPMRYENDVIQAPDTALWG; this comes from the coding sequence ATGCACGAGCCTTTCGAGATTTCGCGCGATATCATCACCGACCAGCCTGTGCTCATGGTGAAGCTGACCGATGCGCTAGGAGTCAGCGGATATGCAGAAACTGCCGGGGTGGACTACGCGGGCGAAACGACTGAGAGCATGGCAGCCCAGATTGCCGCTATTGCGCCGAAGTTGCACGACGGCCTAAGTTATGGCGAGCTGATGCAGCTGCTACCCGCAGGTGGTGCCCGCAATGGGGTGGACTGTGCCCTGTGGGATTTGCGGGCCAAGCAAACCGGTATCCCGGTGTGGAAGGCGGCCGGTCTGGCGTCGCTAAAGCCGGTAAGCACCGCCTTGACCCTTGGCCTCGGCGATGAGGCCACCACGCGGCGCAAGGCCCGTGATGCGCGCGGTTACCCGCTGCTCAAACTCAAGGTCGATGCGCAACGTCATCTGGATATTGTGCGACTGGTGCGTGAGGAGCATCCAACGGCGCGCCTGGTGGTAGATGCCAACCAATCCTGGACCTTGGACTTACTGAAAGCACTTTTGCCACAGCTCCATGCCGCGGGGGTGGAGCTGGTGGAGCAGCCCTTGCCGCAAGGCTTAGACAGTCAACTCGATGGCCTGCAATCGCCCATTCCGCTGGCGGCCGATGAATCCTGCACGGATCGTGCTTCCCTCCCTTCGCTGATGGGGCGCTATCAGTACATCAACATCAAGCTCGATAAATGCGGAGGCTTGAGCGAAGGGCTTGCACTGGCTGCCGAAGCGCGCCAACGCGGCATGGGTCTGATGGTGGGCAATATGTGCGGTAGTTCACTGGCCATGGCCCCTGCATTTTTGCTGGCCCAACAATGTACCTATGTGGACTTAGATGGCCCTTTGCTGCAGAAATCGGATCGGGCAGTGCCCATGCGTTATGAGAACGACGTCATTCAGGCACCGGACACTGCACTTTGGGGTTAG
- the rsgA gene encoding ribosome small subunit-dependent GTPase A, whose product MAITTQKLEPGLVVAGHGRHVWVETNDGKRLICHPRGKKSQTVVGDRVLWQATEDEGTVEKVEPRRNLFYRQDEIRTKAFAANLDQILILIAAEPEFSETQLSRALIAAEAEQIKVIIALNKSDLKAPFDLAWDRLGPYRDMGYTMLPLALKPRTNSELSGSNELTTLMPLLNGRTTLVLGPSGAGKSTLINRLVPEARVLTNEISTALNTGKHTTTSTNLYWSDTARTTAVIDSPGFQEFGLNHIDAMHLAGLMPDIKVHASECKFYNCTHLHEPGCGVISELKKADGTSGISARRYKIYSDLFTELTQKRY is encoded by the coding sequence TTGGCAATCACCACTCAAAAACTAGAACCCGGTCTGGTCGTTGCAGGCCATGGACGACACGTATGGGTGGAAACCAACGATGGCAAGCGGCTCATCTGCCACCCACGCGGTAAGAAAAGCCAAACAGTCGTAGGCGACCGCGTGTTATGGCAAGCGACCGAAGACGAAGGTACCGTAGAGAAAGTTGAGCCCCGGCGCAACCTCTTTTACCGTCAAGACGAGATACGCACCAAAGCGTTTGCGGCCAACCTAGACCAAATCCTCATTCTGATTGCCGCGGAGCCCGAGTTTTCTGAAACTCAGCTATCGCGCGCTTTGATTGCTGCCGAGGCCGAGCAAATCAAAGTCATCATTGCCCTGAACAAAAGCGATTTAAAGGCTCCGTTTGATCTGGCGTGGGACCGCCTTGGCCCCTACCGAGACATGGGCTACACCATGCTCCCTCTTGCTTTGAAGCCACGAACTAACAGCGAGCTGTCAGGAAGTAACGAGCTTACAACACTGATGCCGTTACTGAATGGGCGTACGACACTGGTGCTTGGCCCATCCGGCGCAGGCAAGAGCACCCTTATCAACCGCTTAGTACCAGAAGCTCGGGTGCTGACCAATGAGATATCTACCGCACTCAACACAGGCAAGCATACGACCACCAGCACCAACTTGTATTGGTCGGATACGGCGCGTACGACTGCAGTTATCGACTCTCCTGGTTTTCAAGAGTTTGGACTGAACCATATCGATGCCATGCATCTAGCCGGTCTAATGCCAGACATCAAGGTACATGCGAGCGAATGCAAGTTCTACAATTGCACCCACCTTCACGAGCCCGGGTGCGGCGTCATTTCTGAGCTAAAAAAAGCCGATGGCACAAGCGGAATCAGTGCAAGACGCTACAAAATTTATAGTGATCTATTCACAGAGTTAACTCAGAAGCGCTACTAA
- the rplS gene encoding 50S ribosomal protein L19, producing MNLIQILEQEEIARLGKTIPDFAPGDTVVVSVNVVEGTRKRVQAYEGVVIAKRNRGLNSGFIVRKISSGEGVERTFQTYSPLIAGIEVKRRGDVRRAKLYYLRDRSGKSARIKEKLPAKKTK from the coding sequence ATGAATCTGATTCAAATTCTTGAGCAAGAAGAAATTGCTCGCCTCGGAAAAACTATCCCTGACTTTGCCCCCGGTGACACCGTAGTGGTTAGTGTGAACGTGGTTGAAGGTACCCGCAAACGCGTTCAAGCTTACGAAGGTGTAGTGATTGCCAAGCGTAATCGCGGCCTGAACAGCGGTTTCATTGTTCGCAAGATCTCTAGTGGCGAAGGTGTCGAGCGTACCTTTCAAACCTACAGCCCACTCATCGCTGGTATTGAAGTAAAGCGTCGCGGTGATGTTCGCCGTGCCAAGCTGTACTACCTGCGTGACCGTAGCGGTAAGTCTGCACGTATTAAAGAAAAACTCCCAGCGAAGAAGACAAAATAA